In Gossypium arboreum isolate Shixiya-1 chromosome 6, ASM2569848v2, whole genome shotgun sequence, the following are encoded in one genomic region:
- the LOC108485651 gene encoding high mobility group B protein 1-like: MEIEEIMNLFDSCWFEMEILKKQTSQSTSTSFEPKPDRKTEGNSSKPELKRTQSTLHSRSMSDQLSLNRTSFVSSYDSFSPDSVLHSPNLHKTISGKEIAEEELKETCSNMRFTRRKKGRRSKSLSELEFEELKGFMDLGFVFSEEDNKDSRLVEIIPGLQRLRRKESQEEDTQEADDDDDDDDDDEVSRPYLSEAWKVSERRKTNPLMNWRVPDLGNEIDMKDSLRWWAHTVASTVR, translated from the coding sequence ATGGAAATCGAAGAGATAATGAATCTCTTCGATTCATGTTGGTTTGAGATGGAAATCTTAAAGAAACAGACATCTCAATCAACATCTACGAGTTTTGAGCCAAAACCAGATCGCAAAACTGAAGGGAACTCGTCAAAACCAGAGCTTAAACGCACCCAAAGTACTCTCCATTCAAGATCCATGAGTGATCAATTGAGCTTAAATAGAACAAGCTTCGTAAGTTCTTATGATTCTTTCTCACCAGACTCAGTTCTCCACTCACCAAATCTCCATAAAACCATCTCAGGCAAAGAAATCGCAGAAGAAGAATTGAAAGAAACTTGTAGTAATATGAGATTTACGAGAAGAAAGAAAGGTAGGAGGAGTAAGAGCTTGTCAGAGTTGGAGTTTGAAGAGTTAAAAGGGTTTATGGATCTTGGCTTTGTTTTCTCAGAGGAAGATAATAAGGATTCAAGGTTGGTTGAGATAATTCCAGGGTTGCAAAGATTAAGAAGGAAAGAAAGTCAAGAAGAAGATACCCAAGAAGCAGAtgacgatgatgatgatgatgatgatgatgaagttTCAAGGCCTTACCTTTCAGAAGCCTGGAAAGTTTcagaaagaagaaaaacaaacCCATTGATGAATTGGAGAGTTCCTGATTTGGGTAATGAGATTGACATGAAAGACAGCCTTAGATGGTGGGCTCATACTGTTGCCTCTACAGTCAGATGA